The following proteins come from a genomic window of Shewanella halifaxensis HAW-EB4:
- the gspH gene encoding type II secretion system minor pseudopilin GspH encodes MISVTGTYRTSNKMILPRVNLTRQTGFTLMEVLLVVLLMGLAATAVTLSMGGASKEKALERTAQQFMMATEMVLDETVLSGHFVGIVIEDSSYKFVYYDEGKWKPLEQDRLLAERQMEPGVEMVLVLDGLPLVQEDEEQDSWFDEPLIEKSADDKKKFPEPQIMLFPSGEMSAFELSFVSEDEMQQDIEVVVFGDALGRLRMGFEDEEVL; translated from the coding sequence ATGATATCGGTAACTGGAACCTACAGAACTTCCAATAAGATGATCTTGCCGCGAGTTAACTTAACCCGCCAAACGGGCTTCACCTTAATGGAGGTGTTGCTCGTTGTTTTGCTTATGGGGCTTGCTGCGACAGCGGTGACTTTAAGCATGGGGGGAGCGAGCAAAGAAAAAGCGCTTGAGCGAACCGCACAGCAATTTATGATGGCTACCGAAATGGTGCTGGATGAAACTGTGCTGAGCGGGCATTTCGTTGGCATCGTGATAGAAGATAGCAGTTATAAATTTGTTTATTACGATGAAGGAAAGTGGAAGCCTTTAGAGCAAGACCGATTGCTGGCCGAGCGTCAAATGGAGCCGGGCGTCGAGATGGTATTGGTGCTGGATGGTCTACCATTAGTTCAGGAAGATGAAGAGCAAGACTCTTGGTTTGATGAACCGCTGATTGAAAAATCAGCCGATGATAAGAAAAAATTCCCTGAGCCACAAATCATGTTATTCCCTAGTGGTGAGATGAGCGCGTTTGAGCTGTCTTTCGTTAGCGAAGATGAGATGCAGCAAGATATCGAAGTGGTTGTCTTTGGTGATGCTTTGGGACGCTTAAGGATGGGCTTTGAAGATGAAGAAGTCCTATGA
- the gspG gene encoding type II secretion system major pseudopilin GspG, translating into MQTRNKQQGFTLLEVMVVIVILGILASMVVPNLMGNKDKADQQKAVSDIVALENALDMYKLDNSVYPTTEQGLEALVQKPTISPEPRNYRADGYVKRLPQDPWRSDYLLLSPGENGKLDIFSAGPDGQPGTEDDIGNWNLQNFQ; encoded by the coding sequence ATGCAAACACGTAATAAACAACAAGGTTTTACTCTTTTAGAAGTCATGGTGGTCATCGTTATTTTAGGTATTTTAGCCTCTATGGTTGTACCTAACTTGATGGGTAACAAAGATAAAGCCGACCAACAAAAAGCGGTTTCAGATATTGTTGCATTAGAAAATGCCTTGGACATGTATAAGTTGGATAACAGTGTTTACCCAACAACAGAGCAAGGTCTAGAAGCACTAGTGCAAAAGCCAACTATCTCTCCTGAGCCACGTAACTATCGTGCCGATGGTTATGTTAAGCGTTTGCCGCAAGATCCATGGCGTAGTGACTATCTGCTATTGAGCCCTGGTGAAAACGGTAAGTTAGATATCTTCAGTGCGGGCCCAGATGGCCAGCCAGGTACAGAAGATGATATCGGTAACTGGAACCTACAGAACTTCCAATAA
- the gspF gene encoding type II secretion system inner membrane protein GspF, which translates to MPAFEYKALDKTGKQQKGVVEADTARHARTQLREQRLMPLEITPVVEKESKAKSAGFSFLKRGISTAELALITRQIATLVAAGLPIEEALKAVGQQCEKDRLASMVMAVRSRVVEGYSLADSMAEFPHIFDELYRAMVASGEKSGHLEVVLNRLADYTERRQQLKSKMTQAMIYPIVLTVVAIGVIAILLAAVVPQVVGQFEHMGQELPWTTELLIASSDFIRDYGLIVLVAIVGLFFIAKRLLVTPKNRMIYDSMLLRLPVISKVSKSLNTARFARTLSILTASSVPLLDAMRIASDVLVNVKVKAAVEDATLRVREGTSLGTALANTKLFPPMMLYMITSGEKSGQLEQMLERAADNQDREFESNVTIALGVFEPMLVVSMAAVVLFIVLAILQPILALNNMISG; encoded by the coding sequence ATGCCCGCATTTGAATACAAAGCATTAGACAAGACGGGTAAGCAGCAAAAGGGCGTGGTCGAGGCCGACACCGCCAGACATGCCCGCACCCAGTTAAGAGAACAACGCTTGATGCCGCTGGAGATTACTCCTGTGGTTGAGAAAGAGAGTAAGGCAAAATCTGCCGGCTTTAGTTTTCTAAAACGCGGCATCTCTACCGCCGAGCTTGCGCTGATCACCCGCCAAATTGCGACCTTAGTGGCAGCGGGTCTACCCATTGAAGAAGCATTAAAGGCCGTTGGTCAACAGTGTGAGAAAGACCGTTTAGCCAGTATGGTGATGGCGGTGCGTTCACGCGTGGTTGAAGGTTATAGTCTGGCCGATTCCATGGCTGAGTTTCCGCATATTTTCGATGAGTTATATCGTGCTATGGTGGCGTCTGGCGAAAAGTCGGGCCACTTAGAAGTGGTGCTCAATCGTCTTGCCGATTACACCGAACGTCGCCAGCAGCTCAAGAGTAAAATGACCCAGGCGATGATCTATCCCATCGTGCTGACAGTGGTCGCCATAGGTGTTATTGCTATCTTGCTTGCTGCGGTTGTGCCGCAAGTTGTTGGTCAGTTCGAGCATATGGGGCAGGAGCTTCCTTGGACGACCGAGTTATTGATCGCATCATCTGACTTTATCCGCGATTATGGGCTTATTGTATTAGTCGCCATTGTCGGCCTGTTCTTTATTGCTAAACGTTTATTAGTCACCCCTAAAAATCGCATGATATACGACAGCATGTTGCTGCGCTTACCTGTGATCAGCAAGGTGAGTAAAAGCCTTAATACAGCGCGTTTTGCCCGTACATTGAGTATTTTGACTGCCAGTTCAGTCCCTCTACTCGATGCGATGCGCATCGCCAGCGATGTACTGGTTAACGTCAAAGTGAAAGCGGCTGTTGAAGACGCAACATTGCGGGTACGAGAAGGCACGAGTTTGGGCACTGCACTAGCCAACACTAAACTTTTTCCGCCTATGATGCTCTATATGATTACCTCTGGTGAAAAAAGTGGTCAGCTTGAGCAGATGCTTGAGCGCGCCGCCGATAACCAAGACCGAGAGTTTGAGTCTAACGTGACGATAGCTTTAGGGGTGTTTGAACCTATGTTAGTTGTTAGCATGGCGGCAGTGGTTCTGTTTATTGTTCTTGCTATTTTGCAGCCAATTTTGGCGCTGAATAATATGATTAGTGGTTAA
- the gspE gene encoding type II secretion system ATPase GspE, with product MNDNQIPVDEELAQVSSELGLVSEEEADQVFHSSSKERLPFAFAHRFKVALAVDDEGKLSLYYTQGTPLSALLEVRRYCGKELPLIKLEDAAFEARLTQAYQANSSEAQQMMEDIGNEMDLFTLAEELPQTEDLLEGDDDAPIIKLINALLSEAIKEEASDIHIETYEKQLIVRFRVDGILKEVLKPNRKLSSLLVSRIKVMARLDIAEKRVPQDGRISLRIAGRAVDVRVSTMPSSHGERVVLRLLDKNTGNLDLEQLGMTESVRHQFDELIRRPHGIILVTGPTGSGKSTTLYAGLTELNSKDTNILTVEDPIEYELEGIGQTQVNTKVDMTFARGLRAILRQDPDVVMIGEIRDLETAQIAVQASLTGHMVISTLHTNTASGAITRLQDMGVEPFLVSSSLLGVLAQRLIRTLCSSCKEEHTPDDRERELLGITADDPRVIFRAKGCQACGHNGYRGRTGIHELLTVDDTVRELIHTGRGELAIEKHIRQSVPSIRHDGMSKVLAGKTTLEEVLRVTREE from the coding sequence ATGAATGATAATCAAATTCCGGTCGATGAAGAGCTAGCGCAAGTATCGAGTGAGCTTGGGCTGGTGTCTGAGGAAGAAGCCGATCAAGTCTTCCATTCGAGCAGCAAAGAGCGATTGCCGTTTGCCTTTGCCCATCGCTTTAAGGTTGCGCTTGCTGTCGATGATGAAGGCAAGTTGTCGCTATATTATACTCAAGGCACGCCACTGAGTGCCCTGCTGGAAGTGCGCCGCTACTGCGGTAAAGAGTTACCACTGATAAAGCTAGAAGACGCTGCCTTTGAGGCGCGATTGACACAAGCTTATCAGGCAAACTCTTCTGAAGCGCAGCAGATGATGGAAGATATCGGTAATGAGATGGACTTGTTCACTCTTGCCGAAGAACTACCGCAAACTGAAGATCTGCTAGAGGGTGATGATGATGCGCCGATTATTAAGTTAATTAATGCACTATTATCTGAAGCCATCAAAGAAGAAGCCTCCGATATTCATATCGAAACCTATGAGAAGCAGTTGATTGTTCGCTTCCGTGTCGATGGCATTTTGAAAGAAGTCCTTAAACCTAATCGTAAGCTGTCATCTCTGTTGGTATCACGTATCAAGGTTATGGCGCGTCTCGATATTGCCGAAAAACGGGTACCGCAAGATGGCCGTATTTCGCTGCGTATCGCCGGTCGCGCCGTCGATGTGCGTGTATCTACCATGCCATCAAGTCATGGTGAGCGAGTGGTACTGCGTCTACTTGATAAGAATACGGGTAATTTAGATTTAGAGCAGCTCGGTATGACCGAGTCTGTACGTCATCAGTTTGATGAACTTATCCGTAGACCTCACGGCATTATTTTGGTGACCGGTCCGACAGGCTCGGGTAAGAGTACCACGCTATACGCGGGTCTTACCGAGCTGAATTCAAAAGACACCAACATTCTTACCGTTGAAGACCCGATAGAATATGAGCTTGAAGGCATAGGTCAGACTCAGGTTAACACTAAGGTCGATATGACTTTCGCTCGTGGCTTACGTGCTATTTTGCGTCAAGATCCTGATGTGGTGATGATTGGTGAAATTCGAGATCTTGAAACTGCACAGATTGCGGTTCAAGCGTCACTTACTGGTCATATGGTTATCTCAACCTTACATACCAATACCGCATCGGGCGCCATTACTCGTCTGCAAGATATGGGGGTTGAACCTTTCCTTGTGTCTTCGAGTTTACTCGGTGTGCTAGCGCAGCGTCTTATTCGAACTCTGTGCTCAAGCTGTAAAGAGGAGCACACCCCGGATGATCGTGAAAGAGAATTGTTAGGTATTACCGCTGACGATCCGCGGGTTATTTTCCGCGCTAAAGGCTGTCAGGCTTGTGGTCATAATGGCTATCGTGGCCGTACAGGTATTCATGAGCTATTAACCGTCGATGATACCGTGCGTGAACTTATCCATACTGGCCGAGGCGAGCTCGCTATTGAGAAACACATTCGTCAATCAGTACCGAGTATTCGTCACGACGGTATGAGTAAGGTGCTTGCGGGTAAAACCACCCTCGAAGAAGTGCTGCGAGTCACTCGAGAGGAGTAG